The nucleotide sequence CCTCGTGGATCAGACCCATCGCGATGCCGGCGACCGGTGCCTTGAGCGGCGCACCGCCGGCCATCAGCGACAGCGTCGACGCACAGACCGACCCCATCGACGTGGAGCCGTTGGAGCCGACGGCCTCGGAGACGACCCGGATCGCGTAGGGGAACTCGTCCTTGCTCGGGAGCACCGGGATCAGCGCCCGCTCGGCGAGCGCGCCGTGCCCGATCTCGCGGCGCTTCGGGGAGCCCACGCGGCCGGTCTCGCCGGTGCTGTAGGGCGGGAAGTTGTAGTGGTGCATGTAGCGCTTGCGCGTCTCGGGGTTGAGCGTGTCGATCATCTGCTCCATCCGGAGCATGTTGAACGTCGCCACGTTGAGGATCTGCGTCTCGCCCCGCTCGAACAGGCTCGACCCGTGGACCCGCGGGACCACGCCCACCTCGGCGCTGAGCTGGCGGATGTCGCGGGTGCCGCGGCCGTCGATGCGCACGCCGTCGCTGATCACGCGCTGGCGCACGAGCTTCTTGGTCAGCGCGCGGAACGCCGGGCCGAACTCCTTCTCCCGGCCGTCGAACTGACCGGTCAGCTTGTCGACGGCGGCGGCACGGATGCGGTCGAGCTCGCTCTCGCGCTCCTGCTTGTCGGCGACCGTCAGCGCGCGGCGCAGCTCGTCGGTGGCCGCCGCGGCGACCGCCTCGTAGACGTCGTCGCCGTAGTCGAGGAAGACCGGGAAGTCGCGGGTGCTGCGGTCGACGGCGGCCGCGTCGGCCAGCTCGCGCTGGGCGCGGCACAGCTCGCGGATGAACGGTTTGGCCGCCTCGAGGCCCTGCGCGACGACCTCCTCGGTCGGCGCGGTCGCCCCGCCGCGGACGAGTGCCACGGTGTGCTCGGTGGCCTCGGCCTCGACCATCATGATCGCGACGTCGCTGCCGTCCTCGAGCACCCGCCCGGCGACGACCATGTCGAACGTCGCGCGCTCCAGCTCCGAGTAGGTCGGGAACGGCACCCACTGGCCGTCGACGTGGGCGATCCGCACGCCGGCGATCG is from Mycobacteriales bacterium and encodes:
- a CDS encoding polyribonucleotide nucleotidyltransferase, which produces ERQYAAGKIPGSFFRREGRPSEDAILTCRLTDRPLRPSFAKGLRNEIQVVSTILALNPDHLYDVVAINAAACSVLLAGLPFTGPIAGVRIAHVDGQWVPFPTYSELERATFDMVVAGRVLEDGSDVAIMMVEAEATEHTVALVRGGATAPTEEVVAQGLEAAKPFIRELCRAQRELADAAAVDRSTRDFPVFLDYGDDVYEAVAAAATDELRRALTVADKQERESELDRIRAAAVDKLTGQFDGREKEFGPAFRALTKKLVRQRVISDGVRIDGRGTRDIRQLSAEVGVVPRVHGSSLFERGETQILNVATFNMLRMEQMIDTLNPETRKRYMHHYNFPPYSTGETGRVGSPKRREIGHGALAERALIPVLPSKDEFPYAIRVVSEAVGSNGSTSMGSVCASTLSLMAGGAPLKAPVAGIAMGLIHEGDDYVTLTDILGAEDAFGDMDFKVAGTREFVTALQLDTKLDGIPASVLGAALQQAREARMTILDVMAEAIAQPAEMSPFAPRIITEKIPVDKIGEVIGPKGKVINQIQDDTGADLTVEDDGTIYIGATNGEAAEAALKMVRSIVSPVQPEVGERFLGTVVKTTNFGAFVSLMPGRDGLLHISQVRKLVGGKRIDSVEDVLKVGDKIQVQIAEIDPRGKLSLVPVDGGGAGDAQPADAQPAAE